A window of Rosa rugosa chromosome 7, drRosRugo1.1, whole genome shotgun sequence genomic DNA:
TGAAATCATCATACGGGTAAAGAAAGAGTCCTTTTGCATTTCTTATAATATTGGTCTTGTTCGTATCATGAAATTTTGATTAGTTCACCATTTATTATTCATTCAGTTGTTAATTGTAGACGATGAGTTCACACACAATACACAAACTAAAATACAAGATCGCTGATCGCATAATTTTTCTGATTAACATTGAATTGAACAGGTTACGttcttgtttctttcttttgtttggtCTACTTGTTTTTGGCTTAATTTGGAATTTGATCTACTGGTTTGTTTTGCTTattgttatgtttttttttttcccttttgtctGCTTGTTTGCTTAAATCTTGTTTGAAAAGGATGGCCAAATATTTTAAATCCAAGGCAACATCAAATCTTATGCAGGCTTTAAACCACTACCAATTCCGGTGACAATTGAACCTCAATTTGCAGGCCTTTTCAGTAAACTCTTATTATACTTTATTCAAGCCGACTACAAATCTCACCAGTTCCATTTTAGATGCATTGACTCGTTGATTCTCAAGTACTATTAAAGAAACAACTAACCAATTTCCTAGTGCTCTCTGCAAATACCAAAACTCCATTTTGCTGAATTATTGGCTTCTTCCATTCCAGAAGTATGTAGGGGATAATATTTAATATCCATCTCTTTTTAAGACTTTTAAAAAtttccttctttgttttttattcCTGGTAATTACAGATGCATATGAGAAGACTTGACTTGAAGGTCAAGCCACGCATAGTTCTCAGGGAGGCATGCTGTTTTCAATTCCACCTTTAAAGCCACCACAACCATTACCCCCAATCTTACCAATTTCCCTCCTTGTTGCATCTATCTGTGCATGCATATATGTGTCTAAAAATTAAGTTGCTCTAAGAATGACAACTTTGTTCCTccatttcttcctttttttaatTACTACCTGTATTGCCAAACTCATCCCTGCAGTTCACAGCAATTGTATTGTAGAACAGCAACTATCACTACTCCATTTCAAGAAAAGTCTTGTATACGTAATTGATCCTCCTTCCCCCAGGCTTATCACATGGAATTCAAGTACTGATTGCTGCTCTTGGGTCGGTGTAACTTGCAGCACTAATGGGTATGTTGTCGGACTTGACCTCAGCAGCGAGTTTGTTTCATGCAGAATTGACAATTCCAGCAGTCTCTTCCAACTTCAACATCTTGAGAGCCTCAATTTGGCCAATAACGTCTTCAATGGCTCTCAAATTCCATCTGCAATTGGAGAGCTTACAAATCTGAGGTATCTAAATTTAGCCAGTGGTTTCTATTCCGGGCAAATTCCCATTGAGATTTCACGCTTGGCAAGGTTGGTAAGTCTTGATCTCTCTAGAAATAGCTATGATGGGGTTTCGTTAAAActtgaaaacccaaatttaagCATGCTAATTCAGAACCTCACAGAGCTTACAGAGTTATATCTTGATTCAGTAGAGATATCAGGACAGGGGAGTGACTGGTGCGAAGCCATATCATCTTCACTGCCAAATCTGAGGGTGTTGAGCTTGTCTTTTTGTGGTCTTTCAGGCCCTATATGTGACTCCCTTGCAAAGCTTCAATCTCTGTATGAGATTGACTTGGGAAATAACTCGTTCTATGCTCCGGTTCCAAGATCCTTTGCCAATTTTTCAAACTTGACTTCTTTGAGTCTCTTTGGTTGTAACTTGCTGGGAATATTTCCCAAAGAGGTCTTTCTTATTCCTTCCCTACAAACCATTGATATTTCTAGTAATCCGGAACTTGGTGGTTCCTTTCCAGAGTTTCCAAAGAATAGGACAAAACTTTCAACCATATCTCTTTCACATTGCAATTTCACTGGATCCCTCCCCATGTCAATTGAGAACCTTACACAATTGGTTGGCCTGGACGTGTCATGGAACAGGTTCAATAGTCCTATCAGTCCTATTCACTGGGAAGCCCTTGTTAATCTGAGAAGCCTTGACTTCAGCAACAATCTACTCTATGGGAGTATTCCATCATCTATTGTTTCTCCTCCCTTGCTGGTTGCATTAGCACTTTCTAATAATCATTTCTCTGGTCAAGTCCCTGAATTTTCCAATACCTCTTCACAGTTGCTTCAGAACCTTCTTTTGGGAAACAACAATTTGGAAGGAGAAATACCAACATCTATTTTTAATCTTAAAGGGCTTATGTATCTTGATCTTGCTTCAAACAACTTCAGTGGCTTCCCTTTCAGTGGCCCTCAGCAGCCTAGAACTCTTTCATTTCTTGATCTTTCCCACAATAGCTTGTTGTTTGATTATAATGGTACCAGTTCCCCCTTCCTTCAGATTGAGAACTTGCTATTGGCTTCTAACAAGTTGGTAGGACTCCCAGATTTCTTAAAAAATCAATCCAGACTTTGGCAATTAGACCTTTCGGGAAACCAGATTCAAGGCCAGATACCTAATTGGATTTGGAGGCTCAATTCTCTTGGACTCCTAAATCTCTCTTATAACTCCATTGTAAATCTTGAACCTCTTCTTCCTAATTCTACTTTTACTTTATTTACTCTTGACCTTAATTCCAACAAGATTCAGGGTATCCACTCCTCATATGCCTTCCTTCAGATTGGCCACTTGGGTTTAGCTTCTAACAAGTTGAGAACATTCCCAGACTTCTTGAGAAATCAGTCCACATTAAATTACTTGGACCTTTCAAACAACCAAATTCAAGGCCAGATACCCAATTGGATTTGGAGGCTCAATTCTCTTCAAGAACTGAATCTTTCTTGTAACTCCTTGGAAACTCTAGAAGCTCCTTTACCTATGGCTAATTCTTCTACTGTTGTGACGTCACTTGATCTTCATTCAAACCAGCTTCAGGGACAAATCCCATTGTTCCTACCATTTGCCCATTTTCTGGATTACTCGAGGAATAATTTTAGCTCTAGTCTACCGACTGACATTGGCAGTTTTATCTCTCAAACTAATTTCCTCTCTCTGTCAAGCAATAAATTGCATGGAACCATTCCAAGATCAATTTGCAATACAACTAGTATGGTTCTAGATCTGTCCTATAATTCTTTGAGTGGTATAATTCCGCAATGCTTGACTCAACTTTCGCTTTCAGTCCTTGATTTAAGGACAAACAACCTCACTGGCTCTATTCCTGATAATTTTCTTGAGCATTGTAAGCTACAAACTCTTGATCTCAGCAGAAATAATATACAAGGCCAGTTTCCGAAATCTCTTGTCAACTGCTCAAGTTTAGGGGTTTTAAATCTCGGAAACAATCAGATAACAGATACTTTTCCATGCCTGTTGATGACCATATCCACCTTGCGTGTCCTTGTTTTAAGATCCAACAATCTTTATGGTAGCCTAGGATGTCCCAAGACCAACAACACATGGCCTGTGCTGCAAATCATAGATTTAGCACACAACCATTTGAATGGTGAAATACCGGCAACGTCTTTCGCAACATGGCAGAAAATGAAGGCTAATGAAGATGATGGTAATCTGGTATTTTCGTACACTCCCCTGTACACAACAGAGACTATTGGGATGGATGTTTATTACAGAGATACAATAACAACCATCATCAAAGGTTTGCAGTTGGATCTGATAAAGATTCTAACTATCTTCACCTTGATTGATTTCTCTTCCAACAATTTTACCGGGTCAATACCCAAGGAAATTGGAGAGCTAAAAGCATTGTATGCCCTCAACTTATCTGGTAATGCTTTCACAGGCGAAATCCCATCATCCTTTGGTAACATGAGTAGCATAGAGTCCTTAGACCTCTCACAGAACCACCTGAGCGGCCGAATTCCACCGCAGCTTTCAACTCTCACTTTCCTTTCGCACTTGAATGTCTCATATAATCAACTGACGGGAAGGATCCCAACCAGCACTCAGTTTTCAACATTTCCAAATACCTCCTTCGAGGGTAACAAAGGATTATGGGGGCCTCCTCTGACATGGGATACAGCAATCGTATTGCCACCTCCAACGTTTGATGGAAGCTCAAGTAATCCGAATTCTGGAGATGAGATTGATTGGGATATCATCAGTGTTGAAATTGGATTTACATGTGGATTTGGGATTGCCATCGGATcgcttttgttttgcaaaagaTGGAGGAAATGGTATTACAGAGCTATGTTTAATATCCTGTTCAAGACATTCCCTCAGCTGGAACACAGATTTGGTAATCACAGAAGGCATGCTTACATAAATCAAAGGTATTGGAGACGTTGAAATGGGTAGGAAGACCAAGCATGCATCTCAACTCCATTTTGCTGGAGACTCCCCTGGAGTTTTTTCTCTGTATTTTGATCACATGATTacaatgtaatttttttttttcttttgtcataatgttttttttttttttttgtctggtGTCGTAATCTATGTTGTAATCGTTCTTGCAATGTAATGACTTTAAGTTTTTAACATTTATGAAATATTGTGTAGTGCAAGTAGGTAATTGCTCTGTTTTGTGATATGGTGATTGTTTTCAAATATCCTACGGTCTGTACAAGCAGTGCCAAGATTTTCTATTTCTGATCAGAGGCAATGCCAACTTCTACTGAAACTGCAACTTGCTCAAGAGCCCAAAAACAATGGAACGCCGTAGGCCCAAAAGGCCCGTCATTGTACATAAGAAATCAACCCTCTCTCTACAGTTGCTCTCTCATTTCCGTATTTCTGAGACCAACAACTAAAATTGGGTATGCATCTTTTCTGTCTcatgttattttttttggaaaatgctTGAGACACCaaatatttataccaaaattgaGTACCAAATGATGTGTCATACAACACTTCATTAATATCATTCCATAAATTTCAATGAcatggatttatttattttcaatttaaaAACAGAATGTTTTTGAGAAAATGTTTTGTATATTATCAAAACCCTAATGTTTTACAAAAATCAAAGCAATTACAAATATAATTACACTGCTTCACATGAAGAGCAGCCAATGTTATTCGTTAATTGGCTTCATCTTGCTTAAATGGGGAAAAGGATGAAGAATAAAACAGATAGAGAGATTGATTCTTATCCAATTCTTTATTTGAAGTATATTATCCATCAGCATTATCAATTTATGGACAAGCTAGTTGATCTCATCCCTGCTCAGTTCTATTTATCCAATGAAGACCGGAATAAGCCATGGTTTCAAGGCCTCATTAACCTGCAAAAGCTTTAggtaagaaagaaataaagaaagacaTTAAGAAAACTCGCAGAGATCGATTCAAAACTCATACATCAAAGACCCAGTTATAATCTTTCATGTGGgaattgcttcttttttttttctaatatatattttgatCTGGGTATCAAGGTTGCAGAGAGCCAGATTGCTATAACAACTCCATCtatttattttctaaattaatttggtattttgtttaattgtgacttttatttaatataagttttcttaattcttaaaaaaaaaacatgaaatttatttaagggttcttgaccaaaagccccaaaatgagttaaagttatcccacttaccccagcaatatatttttattctcactaacccattttgaagtaaaatgacaattttgcccgtaatcaaattaataaaccccttgatctctctcctctctctcgtcCCTCTCCGATTTCTTTCagatcgctctctctctctccgccctGCAAAGCGCCATTGCCAACTCCGATACTGGCTCGCCTAGGCCGCCGTGGGCCAAAGCCCCGAAGAACAAGGGCCGGCTGTCGCCGCCGTCGactgcatctctctctctcccccctctcgCCGACGTCGTTATGTGGTCTTAGTTTCAACAACAGCATCCTCGGGTTTTCCAAAAACAGTTATGGATCTTCTTCTGCCTTCTGCTTGTTCTCCGTGCTCGCTGCTTCTACCTAGCTCCCTGGTGTCACTTTACAGAGAGAGAGCTTCGAATTACAGGAAGCCATGGCTTCCAAGGGCGCTACAAAATCGAGCTCAGCAGCCCTCGGCTCCGTCATCTTCTTCGTCGTCGTGGTTGGCTCCGCTGGAGCCAGTGATGGCCGCGAAGCCGCAAGGAAGGTGAAGCCAGTGTCGCTCGCTTCTGTCAATTTGGTTTCGTAATTTCCGTTGGATTTTGGCTCAACGCCACTCTCCTGAAGACGACCTCTGGTGGTCTGCAACCGGGAAGAAGGGAGAATGGGAAGAGGTCATAATTTTTCGATAAGTGGTCATCCAAAATGAAAGACGACATGTGGGTTTCTGTAACACCCCGACCCAGCTTAATCAATCTCATACCTGACCGGAGATGGAGGCGAGTCGACCGGTGTGCACAGGGGCGACGCCGGAAAAGTCAGAAATCGCCGGTAAAGCTTCGAATCTCTCTTCGAAATCTGATCCAAGCCATCTGCGTGACAGCGACGAGTAGTCGGAGGGACTAGGGGGTCTAGCGTCGTCGACCGGTGGCCGGAGATCAGCGTTGTGGCTTGGTTTCCTCGGTCGGCGAGTGCTTCGGTCTGAGAGCACCGAGCTCTCCTattccccctctctctctctctctctctcgaacttTCTCCCTATTTCCTCCCTCAGAGAGATATGAGGCGGTCCTCCCCAAGTTTCTCCTTTTATCAAGAGACTTAGAGAGGGATGTAGAGAGTTCTCGAGAGTCCACGTGCTTCCCCCTCCCATCGATCTTATCTCCCCCTCCCCATTCTAGAACCTCCTTGATTGATCTGATCAACACCTGGAAATAGATTGGTCCATTTAACAATGGACGGTCCTGATCAAGCGGTGAGTGGATCAATGGCTCACATCGCTCCATCAACTTTCCGTTTCTTGATTTAATTTCttaaattccacaacttctaacaatcaccataaatagctcgggtactcggaaaattctccgaaaatttccacgaactcgtcgtgtcgtgtacttaGTTATCCAACTCTTAAACTAGAGAT
This region includes:
- the LOC133720573 gene encoding receptor-like protein 36 yields the protein MTTLFLHFFLFLITTCIAKLIPAVHSNCIVEQQLSLLHFKKSLVYVIDPPSPRLITWNSSTDCCSWVGVTCSTNGYVVGLDLSSEFVSCRIDNSSSLFQLQHLESLNLANNVFNGSQIPSAIGELTNLRYLNLASGFYSGQIPIEISRLARLVSLDLSRNSYDGVSLKLENPNLSMLIQNLTELTELYLDSVEISGQGSDWCEAISSSLPNLRVLSLSFCGLSGPICDSLAKLQSLYEIDLGNNSFYAPVPRSFANFSNLTSLSLFGCNLLGIFPKEVFLIPSLQTIDISSNPELGGSFPEFPKNRTKLSTISLSHCNFTGSLPMSIENLTQLVGLDVSWNRFNSPISPIHWEALVNLRSLDFSNNLLYGSIPSSIVSPPLLVALALSNNHFSGQVPEFSNTSSQLLQNLLLGNNNLEGEIPTSIFNLKGLMYLDLASNNFSGFPFSGPQQPRTLSFLDLSHNSLLFDYNGTSSPFLQIENLLLASNKLVGLPDFLKNQSRLWQLDLSGNQIQGQIPNWIWRLNSLGLLNLSYNSIVNLEPLLPNSTFTLFTLDLNSNKIQGIHSSYAFLQIGHLGLASNKLRTFPDFLRNQSTLNYLDLSNNQIQGQIPNWIWRLNSLQELNLSCNSLETLEAPLPMANSSTVVTSLDLHSNQLQGQIPLFLPFAHFLDYSRNNFSSSLPTDIGSFISQTNFLSLSSNKLHGTIPRSICNTTSMVLDLSYNSLSGIIPQCLTQLSLSVLDLRTNNLTGSIPDNFLEHCKLQTLDLSRNNIQGQFPKSLVNCSSLGVLNLGNNQITDTFPCLLMTISTLRVLVLRSNNLYGSLGCPKTNNTWPVLQIIDLAHNHLNGEIPATSFATWQKMKANEDDGNLVFSYTPLYTTETIGMDVYYRDTITTIIKGLQLDLIKILTIFTLIDFSSNNFTGSIPKEIGELKALYALNLSGNAFTGEIPSSFGNMSSIESLDLSQNHLSGRIPPQLSTLTFLSHLNVSYNQLTGRIPTSTQFSTFPNTSFEGNKGLWGPPLTWDTAIVLPPPTFDGSSSNPNSGDEIDWDIISVEIGFTCGFGIAIGSLLFCKRWRKWYYRAMFNILFKTFPQLEHRFGNHRRHAYINQRYWRR